Proteins found in one Orcinus orca chromosome 11, mOrcOrc1.1, whole genome shotgun sequence genomic segment:
- the LOC101272208 gene encoding ras-related protein Rab-6B-like, with the protein MKGSPDQQIDDVRTHGGSDVIILLVGNKTDLDDKRQATLWEGERRAKELSATFLETSAKTGYNVKQLFRRVASALPGMENVQEKSREGMIDTELDQPQESLASRGGCSR; encoded by the coding sequence ATGAAGGGCAGCCCAGACCAGCAGATCGATGATGTCAGGACACACGGGGGCAGTGACGTCATCATCCTGTTGGTGGGCAACAAGACCGACCTGGACGACAAGAGGCAGGCGACCCTCTGGGAGGGCGAGCGGCGTGCCAAAGAACTGAGCGCCACGTTCCTCGAGACCAGTGCCAAGACCGGCTACAACGTGAAGCAGCTCTTCCGACGTGTGGCCTCGGCTCTGCCTGGAATGGAGAACGTCCAGGAGAAAAGCAGAGAAGGGATGATTGACACCGAGCTGGACCAACCCCAGGAGTCCCTGGCCAGCAGGGGCGGCTGCTCCCGCTAG
- the SSTR3 gene encoding somatostatin receptor type 3 has product MDTPGYPSPLPTPSEPWNASSAWPLDAILGNASTAQSAVGLAVSGILIPLVYLVVCVVGLLGNSLVIYVVLRQTASPSVTNIYILNLALADELFMLGLPFLAAQNALSYWPFGALMCRLVMAVDGINQFTSIFCLTVMSVDRYLAVAHPTRSARWRTAPVARTVSAAVWVASAVVVLPVVVFSGVPRGMSTCHMQWPEPAAAWRAGFIIYTAALGFFGPLLVICLCYLLIVVKVRSAGRRVWAPSCQRRRHSERRVTRMVVAVVALFVLCWMPFYVLNIINVVCPLPEEPAFFGLYFLVVALPYANSCANPILYGFLSYRFKQGFRRVLLRPSRRVRNQEPPLGPPEKTEEEEDEGEDGGGEAGQEGAGEHEGPKEMNGGVNRITQPGPSGQEQPPSGPTRKERQFLPQEPSAAEKSGTLHISYL; this is encoded by the coding sequence ATGGACACCCCTGGCTATCCTTCACCGTTGCCCACGCCCTCGGAACCGTGGAACGCCTCTTCTGCTTGGCCGCTGGATGCCATCCTCGGAAACGCGTCCACAGCGCAGAGTGCAGTAGGGCTGGCTGTCAGTGGCATTCTGATCCCACTGGTCTACCTGGTGGTGTGCGTGGTGGGCCTGCTGGGCAACTCACTGGTCATCTACGTGGTCCTGCGACAGACGGCCAGCCCGTCGGTCACCAACATCTACATCCTCAACCTGGCGCTGGCTGATGAGCTTTTCATGCTGGGGCTGCCCTTCCTGGCCGCCCAGAACGCCCTGTCCTACTGGCCCTTCGGGGCCCTCATGTGCCGCCTGGTCATGGCTGTGGACGGCATCAACCAGTTCACCAGCATCTTCTGTCTCACCGTCATGAGCGTGGACCGCTACTTGGCGGTAGCGCATCCCACCCGCTCGGCCCGCTGGCGCACGGCGCCCGTGGCCCGCACAGTCAGTGCGGCCGTCTGGGTGGCCTCAGCCGTGGTAGTGCTGCCCGTGGTGGTGTTCTCGGGCGTGCCCCGTGGCATGAGCACCTGCCACATGCAGTGGCCCGAGCCGGCAGCGGCCTGGCGGGCTGGCTTCATCATCTACACGGCTGCACTGGGCTTCTTTGGGCCGCTGCTGGTCATTTGCCTCTGCTACCTGCTCATCGTGGTCAAGGTGCGTTCAGCTGGGCGGCGGGTGTGGGCACCCTCGTGCCAGCGGCGGCGGCATTCTGAGCGCAGGGTCACGCGCATGGTGGTGGCCGTGGTGGCACTCTTTGTCCTCTGCTGGATGCCCTTTTatgtgctcaacatcatcaaCGTGGTGTGCCCGCTGCCCGAGGAACCCGCCTTCTTCGGCCTCTACTTCCTGGTGGTGGCGCTGCCCTACGCCAACAGCTGTGCCAACCCCATCCTTTACGGCTTCCTCTCCTACCGCTTCAAGCAGGGCTTCCGCAGGGTCCTGCTGCGGCCCTCCCGCCGTGTGCGCAACCAGGAGCCTCCCCTGGGGCCtccagagaagacagaggaagaagaggatgaaggagaggatggaggtggggaggctgGGCAGGAGGGAGCAGGGGAGCATGAAGGGCCGAAGGAGATGAATGGTGGGGTCAACCGCATCACGCAGCCGGGTCCCAGCGGACAGGAGCAGCCTCCCAGCGGCCCCACCAGAAAGGAGCGTCAGTTCCTACCCCAAGAGCCCTCAGCTGCGGAGAAGTCAGGCACCCTGCACATCAGCTATCTGTAA
- the C1QTNF6 gene encoding complement C1q tumor necrosis factor-related protein 6, with product MGIAALGLLWAVLVPPLSVFGIPTEEPTSGEAVASSSPGLCRRCCDSEDPLVLADAAHTSLASPSALPYMLPEVRPYINITILKGDKGDRGLLGSPGKLGREGPRGERGPQGIKGAKGQAGSPGGPCQMRFSAFSVGRKTALHSSEGFQPLLFDTVFVNPDGHFNLAAGHFVAPLRGLYFFSLNVHSWNFKETYVHVVHNDEAAVILYAQPSDRSIMQSQSVMLALAPGDRVWARLFKRERENAVYSDDIDTYITFSGHLIKPEDD from the exons ATGGGGATAGCTGCCCTGGGCCTCCTCTGGGCAGTGCTCGTGCCCCCTCTCTCTGTGTTTGGAATCCCCACCGAGGAGCCCACCTCTGGGGAAGCCGTGGCCTCTAGTTCCCCTGGGCTCTGTCGACGGTGCTGTGACTCTGAGGACCCCCTGGTCCTTGCTGATGCTGCACATACGTCCTTGGCCTCTCCGTCTGCCCTCCCGTACATGCTGCCTGAGGTCAGGCCCTACATTAACATCACCATCCTGAAGG GTGACAAAGGGGACCGAGGCCTGCTGGGCTCGCCCGGGAAGCTGGGCAGGGAGGGCCCCCGGGGGGAGCGCGGCCCCCAGGGCATCAAGGGCGCCAAGGGGCAAGCAGGCAGCCCTGGCGGCCCATGCCAGATGCGCTTCTCAGCCTTCTCGGTGGGCCGCAAGACGGCCCTGCACAGCAGCGAGGGTTTCCAGCCGCTGCTCTTCGACACGGTCTTCGTGAACCCGGACGGGCACTTCAACCTGGCTGCCGGCCACTTCGTCGCCCCCCTGCGCGGCCTCTACTTCTTCAGCCTCAACGTGCACAGCTGGAACTTCAAGGAGACCTACGTGCACGTCGTGCACAACGACGAGGCAGCCGTCATCCTGTACGCGCAGCCCAGCGACCGCAGCATCATGCAGAGCCAGAGTGTGATGCTGGCCCTGGCACCCGGCGACCGTGTTTGGGCGCGGCTCTTCAAGCGTGAGCGTGAGAACGCCGTCTACAGCGACGACATCGACACCTACATCACCTTCAGCGGCCACCTCATCAAGCCTGAGGACGATTAG